A DNA window from Triticum urartu cultivar G1812 unplaced genomic scaffold, Tu2.1 TuUngrouped_contig_524, whole genome shotgun sequence contains the following coding sequences:
- the LOC125528959 gene encoding histone H2A.1-like, which translates to MAGRKGGDRKKAVTRSVKAGLQFPVGRIGRYLKKGRYAQRVGSGAPVYLAAVLEYLAAEVLELAGNAAKDNKKTRIIPRHLLLAVRNDQELGRLLAGVTIAHGGVIPNINSVLLPKKSAAAEKEAKSPKKKAATKSPKKKAVATKE; encoded by the exons ATGGCAGGAAGGAAGGGCGGCGACAGGAAGAAGGCGGTTACCCGCTCCGTGAAGGCCGGGCTCCAGTTCCCCGTGGGCCGCATCGGGCGCTACCTCAAGAAGGGCCGCTACGCCCAGCGCGTCGGCTCCGGCGCCCCCGTCTACCTCGCCGCCGTCCTCGAGTACCTCGCCGCCGAG GTCCTGGAGCTTGCAGGCAACGCTGCCAAAGACAACAAGAAGACACGCATCATCCCCCGCCACCTGCTTCTCGCCGTCCGCAACGACCAGGAGCTCGGCAGGCTGCTCGCTGGCGTGACCATCGCCCACGGCGGCGTGATCCCCAACATCAATTCCGTGCTGCTCCCCAAGAAGTCCGCCGCCGCCGAGAAGGAGGCCAAGTCGCCCAAGAAGAAGGCCGCCACAAAGTCCCCCAAGAAGAAGGCCGTCGCCACCAAGGAGTAG